In Calderihabitans maritimus, one DNA window encodes the following:
- a CDS encoding HEPN domain-containing protein gives MKDEIKKLVSYRMDRAKEALQEADLLLSAGHVLTSINRLYYSCFYAVSAYLLTKGYSSAKHSGVRSLFHQKVVKPGLVRSSAGRIYNRLFDARQKADYADLVTFEPDDVSIWLEEVKSLVSEIDRLIEKETKT, from the coding sequence ATCGAATGGACCGTGCTAAGGAAGCCTTGCAAGAGGCTGACCTGCTTCTTTCAGCAGGACATGTTCTTACTTCCATTAATCGTCTGTATTATTCCTGTTTCTATGCAGTTTCCGCTTATCTCCTAACTAAAGGATATTCTTCGGCCAAACATTCCGGTGTTCGATCACTGTTTCATCAAAAGGTAGTGAAACCAGGTTTGGTCAGATCTTCGGCAGGAAGAATATATAACAGATTGTTTGATGCTCGTCAGAAGGCCGACTATGCTGACTTAGTAACGTTTGAGCCGGATGATGTTTCAATTTGGTTGGAAGAGGTTAAATCTTTGGTAAGCGAAATTGATAGGCTTATTGAGAAAGAAACTAAAACTTAA